One Halobaculum roseum DNA segment encodes these proteins:
- a CDS encoding succinylglutamate desuccinylase/aspartoacylase family protein, with product MTDADAFTYNGGRVDPGERQNIRFVVSETYLGDPVRIPVTIINGERPGPTAFLSAAAHGDELNGIEVVREVAHEWDLSELCGTIICLPVLNVPGFLAQQRYLPVYDRDLNRSFPGSADSTSAKRMAARIYTNFIEPCDFGLDFHTSTRGRTNMIHVRADMGDPDAARLARAYGTNVIIDSEGASGMLRTEAVTDDIAAITVEMGEAHRFQRALIDEALSGVRSTFAEYGMLEAEQVRWPGWRTVITEEREKTWLRADAGGMVDMHFERGSLVHEGDTVCTITNPFKNDNAPVEAPFTGLLVGILENPVVYPGNPLCHLVELDERTRRVVELDQSPSGTVG from the coding sequence CGGGTGGACCCGGGGGAGCGACAGAACATCCGGTTCGTGGTGTCGGAGACGTACCTCGGCGACCCGGTCCGGATCCCGGTGACGATCATCAACGGCGAGCGACCGGGCCCGACGGCGTTCCTCTCGGCGGCCGCTCACGGCGACGAGCTCAACGGCATCGAGGTCGTCAGGGAGGTCGCCCACGAGTGGGACCTCTCGGAGCTGTGCGGGACGATCATCTGTCTGCCCGTGTTGAACGTCCCCGGGTTCCTCGCCCAACAGCGCTACCTCCCGGTGTACGACCGGGACCTGAACCGCTCGTTCCCCGGGTCGGCCGACTCGACGAGCGCCAAGCGGATGGCCGCGCGCATCTACACGAACTTCATCGAGCCGTGCGACTTCGGCCTCGACTTCCACACGTCGACGCGAGGGCGGACGAACATGATCCACGTCCGCGCCGACATGGGCGACCCCGACGCCGCCCGCCTCGCCCGTGCGTACGGGACGAACGTCATCATCGACAGCGAGGGCGCCTCGGGGATGCTCCGGACGGAGGCGGTGACCGACGACATCGCGGCGATCACCGTCGAGATGGGCGAGGCACACCGCTTCCAGCGGGCGCTCATCGACGAGGCGCTCTCCGGGGTTCGGTCGACGTTCGCCGAGTACGGCATGCTCGAGGCCGAGCAGGTCCGCTGGCCCGGCTGGCGGACCGTGATCACCGAGGAGCGCGAGAAGACGTGGCTCAGAGCCGACGCCGGCGGGATGGTCGACATGCACTTCGAGCGGGGGTCGCTGGTCCACGAGGGGGACACCGTCTGCACCATCACGAACCCGTTCAAGAACGACAACGCCCCCGTCGAGGCCCCCTTCACCGGACTCCTCGTCGGGATCCTCGAGAACCCGGTCGTGTACCCCGGGAACCCGCTGTGTCACCTCGTCGAACTCGACGAGCGGACCCGGCGGGTGGTCGAACTCGACCAGAGCCCGTCCGGGACGGTGGGGTAG